The Panicum virgatum strain AP13 chromosome 3N, P.virgatum_v5, whole genome shotgun sequence genome includes the window CTCCATGCTAAACTCCATTCTGCTTTTCCGGAGCGTCTGCTCGCTGCACTTGAGCAAAATCTGCAGCACATCCTTCATGGTTGGACGTGATGATGGCAAGGTGCCGGTACATTGCACGCCTAGCCTGAACACGGTCTCAATCTCACTAGGGTATCCAGCATATCTGATGCTCCTGTCTATAACATCGAGGATGCTCACACCTGATTGGTAGTGGTGCCGAGCCCATTCTGCCAGACAACCAAGCTCGCTGCCATCGTTGGCCTTCCTGCCAGTTGTCAGCTCCAAGAGCACCACACCAAAGCTATAGACATCCACCTTCTCATTCACCTTCCTCGTGTAAGCATACTCTGCACATaaacatgaaaattgcaataTAAGGTCCTGCAATTTTGTGATTTCCACAGTATAACTAATGCTCCAGTTACTGTACAGAAACTGACAAAATGAGTGTGGCATCTGCCGAATGATAAAAGGAAGAAAAGGGAGAACCTCACCGGGAGCCAAGTAGCCAAATGATCCTGCCACTGCAGACATCGTGTTGGGCTCCCCTGCCCGCACCAGCATCCTGGCCAGCCCGAAGTCCGCGACCTTAGCTCGGAACTCTGAGTCCAGTAGGATATTGCTCGTCTTGACATCCCGGTGAATGATGGGTGGTGAACAGTCATGGTGCATGTAGCACAGCCCCTGCGCGGCCCCGACAGCCACTATGAGCCTCGTCGGCCAGTCCAACGGCACATGCTGCACAGACCGTGTCCTCACCATAGAGTGCCCTGAGCGGAGGGCGCTTCCATGGAGCCATCTGTCCAGGCTGCCGTTGTGCATGTAGTCGTACACAAGGAGCTTGGACTCCGCGCTAGAGAGGCAGCACAGCAGCTTGACAATGTTGTTGTGCCGGATGTTGCATAGGATGCCCGCCTCGGACTCAAACTCATGCTCCAGCTTCTCATCCAGCCAGCCAACGCTGTGCATCTGTTTCACGGCCACTACCCCAGTGCTGCTGTTGTACCGGTTGGTGTATGTAACACGGTACACATGCCCTGAGCCACCGCTGCCGATGAAGTTCTCCTCCGTTAGTTCCTGCAGTATGTCTGCAACCTCGAAGTTCAGAGCTTGGAAAGGTGTGATCTTCCAGTTATCTGGCTTTGCTTTCATGAACTCAGTTGCAGAGGTTTGGTTGTTTTTCATAACAAGGTTGCCATTGATGATTTCAGAAACACCCTCCCCAGCAGATCGCCTTTCGTCTTTGACACGATAAATTCTCTTCGATAACGACGTCATAATGATAACAGCAAGCACACATAATCCAACAAAAGCGCCCGCAATAGTGAAGACGACGACAACAACTTTGCGCAGTTTTTTGTTACCAGTAGTATAAGTGCTGTTATTGTTTCCAGTACCATTTGTTAGATCAGCATTCCCCTCTATATCGATTTCCACATTTTGGCCGAATCTAGGTAGAGATCCAGAAAGATTATTATAAGAAAGCACCACCTGTGTCAAACTTGGAAGACTCCATAATGAAGATGGCACTTCACCGGATAGCTTGTTGTGTGAAAGATCAAGAATCACTAGTCCACTTAAAGAGTTGATGCTTGAAGGAATAGGTCCAGTAAGAAAGTTATGACTAAGATTGAGAAGAGAGGTGCTCACAGTGATTGGCATGGTTGGGATGGTACCATCCAGAGCATTATCCCCAAGATTGAGCTCAATGAGTGAATATGATAATGAAATTGAGACGGGAATTGCACCGTTGATCTTATTGCCTTGCAAATACAAGTTCGAAAGCCTTCGCAACTTGAAAATTTCACTTGGTATCTCTCCATTGAATAAATTTTGACTAAGATTCAATATACTCAGGTTTGCAGAAAATGTCTTCGGGATAGGTCCAGAGAGAGAGTTGTTTTGAAGCTTCAGAACTACCAGCTTCTCAAGTTTACCGATAGTACCAGGCACTGAACCCTTCAGCTTATTTGATGCCAGACTCAACATAGACAAACTGTTGCATTTACCGAGTTCTGAAGGTATGTTTCCCGTCAACTGGTTGTTATCCAACTCAAGATAAGCCAATTCTGTGTCATTACAAATGAAGTTTGAGATGTTCCCATGAAACCTGTTTCCACCAAGCCTCAAGCGATAGAGGCTTGGAGACAGGTAGCTGGGAATACGCCCTTCAAGCTGGTTACTGGTCAGATCAACACTCTGCAACCCAGGATGGGAAAGGAAATCTGAGGGGATCACCCCGTTCAAATTGTTATAGCTCAAATCCAACATCCTGACATGTTTGGTAATCCAGCTGGGGATTAGACCAGTAAAATTGTTCTGGTTAGCTGCAAACCGAGACAGCGTCGCTACATTCGACAGACTTGCTGGTATTTCCCCACTCAGTTTATTCCCTGAAAGGAGTACAGTCTCCAGCTTGGCAAGACTCTTGAACTCATTTAGGACATGACCAGTTAGATTGTTCTGGCTGAGATCCAGCAGAGTAATATTTTCATATCTAAACAAACCAGAAGGAATCGAACCAATCAATTGATTACCAGACAGCACCAACTCCACCAAAGAGTCGACCATACTGGTAGGAACATTACCATTCAAGTCATTGGAACTAAGGTTCAAGCTCCTCAAATTGGGAAAAGAACCCAAGTCTGCACTCAAATTTGTACTGGTGAAAAAATTGGAGGATAAATCAAGAACCTCCAGCTGTCGGAAACCCGACAAATTACTGAGCGGGTGACGTAACTGGTTGCTGCTCAGATTGAGGAGACGCAACCCTTCCTTCATTGAACAAGGAGGGGGGAAGAATTGGGTGGACAAATCCGTGAAGGAATTTCTGGAGAGGTCAAGGGACTGCAAGGTCTGGATACGGCAAATGGAAGCGAAGATGGAGGAGTCTGATATTCCATAGTTGGACAGGGTGATGTTGGTCACCACCCAAGAGGAACCGGAGCGCGTGCAGGTGACTCCGCTCCAGGTGCATGGATTCGAGGTGGTGTTAAACCTGCTGTTACCCACAGCGCTCGAGATATTCACCATAATTGCCTCCTGCGCGTTGCTTAATTGTGGTTGGGAAGACGGAGCATCGGCACCGGCAGCCACGGGCGCATGGTGAAACAAGAACAAACTGGGGAGAAGTATTAGAAGGAAGGAACCATGGATGGCAAAGGGACAATACCTCCTCATCCCTTCCATGGTCATCCAATTGAACCTACTTGCGTCTTGGTCTCCACTTGATCGCTTGGCCTCTTTCCCTCTCCCTGAACTCCTACTGATCTTCACCAGCTCAACAAATGGTAAAAAAAGAAACCTTTTTCGGATACTTCAGTTGGCGTGCAGGGTGCTGGGCAATGGCTTCCTTAGGTTTTGTTCTTCAGGGTGCCTGAAAGAGAGTGAGCGTGTGCCAGTGCTAAGGCTGTCCTCCAATTCTTTAAGTCACTCTTTTTTGTAATAATTTAACACAGTAATTTCAAATATACATCATTTGCAAAATACCATTGTTGACAAATCTAACCATGCAACTTCTACTTTATACCTAACTAAACAATCAAAATATCATTGTCAGTCAAAGTTCAAAAGAAGAAGTCTCTTGATGTTCTCCGCCCCCTCATTTGGGTAATTTGGACGGGTCCAGAGTTGGCTGACTGACGTGCTGATTCAGCTATTTGTTCTAATGTGTGACAGTGAGAGTAACACAAAGCCAAAAGCATTCCACTGACTACTGGATCGAAGAAGGTGTAATGAACGCTGCGTATACCTAGAGTGACTTGTATACGCATCGGGTCTTGGCTCGTACTTACCTGAGATGGCGACGCGGCACCCGGGTTGACGATGAAAATAAGGGAAGCTGACCGCCCCCCATCTAGACAGCGAATTCCCGTAGAATTCGTCAGAGCATGGATGGATGAAATCCTCTTCTTCTCCAGCACCATATCGCATAAGGTTCTGCATCGCCCCCAAATCATTCTCTGCCTCCCCACATCAGATGCCGATGCAGAGTTATCTCCAACCGACTGCAACACATTGTGAAGGTGCATGCTCCACTCCCCACAATGCCGCGCCACCACGGTGCGGACGGCCTCCTCCGCGCGGAGCCGCGTGAAGGCTTCCCGACCGATCGAGCCATAACTCCGTCTCCGGACAACATCGGGTCTCGAAACGACAGGCTGGGCACCTCGCGGTCTGCACAGAGGCCCGGCCCGGACGGGAGGGATGGTACTGGGGTGGaggcctcttcctcctccacgaGTTGCGGGACGAGTGCCAGTGGAgtggagcgggggggggggggggggggttgcgcAAAAACAACCTGGGCCCGCCGGACATGGCAGCTCCGAGCACAGACCTCCACTTTGAGGGGCACCGGCCAGATAATCCCAAGCCTCCGCACTAGGCACTGGAACGAGAAGGGAGGAAGCGAGAGCGCCCGACGCGGCATCGACTTCCCCGGTGCTGAGGGAAGGAAGACGAACCGTTTGGCTGCGCTGGGGGACAGGCCAGAGACGAGGTGTCGCAGgcagggttaacaatttcggcgaaatttcgccgaaatttcggaaaatttttcgtttctgctagttaccgggattcgaaatttcggtatttttcggtatatttcgttttcaaattcaaaattcaacaaatttcgaccgaaattcaacgaaattcgccgaaatttaccgaaatttcggaacggaattccgtttccgctaaacaccgggatttgaccagaaaacgaaatggttaaccttGGTCGCAGGAGACTTGCGAGCCACGTGTGCCagtgcggtggaggaggagtggGCTGCTGTGAGGCCACGTGTGTCCCACAGGCAAATGCGGCGGCCCAGTGCTTCGAAGGCGCCGCATCCGGCCGTGTGGGACGGGGATGGTGGGCGTGGGCCGTGGGCGGCGAAGCCCgcgatgcgccgccgctcgtctcGTTCGGCAAGGGTGTGATTGGTTCCCTGAATTTGATCCATCCAGGCTCGCGACATCATGCAACTAGTTTGGTTACCTGCATCAGCGGTTGGGCCAGGCCCACGGGAATCCCAACCGAGCCTGGCTCCCTTTGATGCGAAGAAATCGAGCCTTTCCCTGGAGCCAGGCTCTGGCGATGCTGAAAAATATTGGCGCGTGCACCGTGCACGAGCAGAACAGGCGGCAGGGACATGACCACGTCGCGCCGCCGGTCACAGTGACCTCCGGCTGCTGCTACGGTGgccgttcttttttttttctttcaaaaccAGACCGATTAATGGTTAATCCGATACCAATGTTATCCTAAACATTAAACAGTAAACACTCAATTACCTTTTTTAGTGTTTAGACCGTTTAAATGGTGTTTAAACGAAGTTAGACAGTCTAAATGGCTTGATATAATAATATTAAAATATACATATTTATgtaaatgtcaaatatgttgtAAAGTCTACATATCTGCACATATAAAATGTAAATATTCtgtcaaataatttttttgaatgaaatctAAATCTCGAAACATTTGATATACTTACGATGCTACTTGGTTCGGTATTGATTGTGATAGTGTAATCCTCCTATTCActaaattataaattaaataATCATTAAACGTTCACTGTTTAGAACCTAAACGATATGGGTAAATAAATGGACTAAACGGCCATTTTGACGAACCGTCTGATACCTGATTAACCAGTATTAGCATTATGATTTATGAGTCGTCTACGTTTATACGCTCGTTCAAACTGGTGCCACCTCGGATGCTGACGCGGCCACTGCAGCCTTCTTTACTATCCTTTACTAACCTTTAGCCGAAAACCTCGAAAGCACTGCCTGCCAGCTTCTATgctcttcctctcctcctccctccaaaACAATTCAAATCAGCTCCTCACTGTTCCAACAGCATCCTGCGCAAACAAAGAAAAGATTGCAAGTGATAAGACAGACAAATCCTCCAACGGCAACTGATAAACATCGCAACTCAGGATATCACAAATGATTGGTTAGTCCAGCAGTTGCAGCTTGCACTAATTTTATCtgttattttgaaatatttgctcAGCACCGGCAGTTGCAGCTGATGTTCAGGCTAAGTAAAGTTATGTCTCAACattcttgcccccccccccattcAGTTAGAATATGTTTTCCCCTCAACTTTAGCTGTATTTGTATGTAATGACCCTGTAATTATTAAGCATCAGACAGCTAGGGCCCTCAATTTTGCTCCTAGTGCTTGTCTGATTGGCATTACTTGACACAGCAATCTCATCAGCCAAGCATCTTACCAACCGCCATCACCATGTTATAAGACCCCCATTTGCCAACCATCACTTCAACTTCAGACAATTAACAAGCCATATCGCCGCTTCCTCTCTCTGTCTGTCTTCCTACATCTTCACTGTTTCTAGTCCTTTCCATCTCTGGGGATGTCCAGAGGTGGTAGATAAGAAGTTGCAACCTCCATGACCTCTCCACATATACACCTTTGCACCCAAACTTCCATAGAGCCAGACAGAGCTTGAGAGAGtagcagcaggccagcagcagcgATGGAAGAGTTCACATTCCCCACCGTCCAGTTTGAGCACTGCAACGCCGTCAAGAAGAAGGCCCCCTTCCCTCACTTCGCCTCCCCGTCCCCGTGGCTCGTCGTCCCCGGCGGCGTTGTGGACACGGCTGTCTACGAGCGCGAGCACCGAAGGAGCTTCTCGGCCGCGGAGCAGCAAGCCCCGGGCAGTGACCACCACCACCTGGGAGGCTACGACGGCCACCACCACGGCTCGGCGAGGTTCGCCGTGGAGGACAAGATGGACATGCTGTGGGAGGACTTCAACGAGGAGCTCGCCCGGGCCGCGCAGCCGTGCCCGCTGACCAAGGGGACGCCGTCGTGGGCGGCGACGAAAGACTCCTGGTTCGCTGGCGACGGCTACGAAGGCGCCGGCGAGACGCGGAAGCACGCCGTCGTCCGGAGGCGTAGGATGGGCCTGCTCATGATGCTGAGGCTGCTCAAAAAGCTGTTCCTGGCGCACAAATCCGGCGCCGCCCCGTCGAGGAAGGCGCCGCCGATCTGATGCAGCTGAAAAATCGAGTCTTCGACTGTGCATGGATGATGATGTATCAGGTGTATATACGAGAGCGATCGATTCATCAATACGTGTGTCTCTCACTAGCACAGGACCAAGAACTTGATTCACAGCCGTCAGTAGCTATGGCTTTTTGCTGATGAATGTTCTTGTTTCTCTGTTAGAAGCTCGTCTTGTCTGTGGCTGTTCAGAGCCTGATCCACCTAAGTCAGTAGCTGCTAGAACTTGCAGAATCGGGGCAGCTATAAGAATTCTGCATCGAACAAATTTGGCATTTTTGTCCAATCAGGCTGATTTTGCTATTTCGTCAAATTCTTTCATGGCTGAACTTCCACAGTTCCTGCGCCATTTGAAATTTCGGAATAATAAGAGAATATTTGCTACTTTTGTAAAATTGCAATATAATTTATTTCTCTTGTCCAATTTGACATTATTATGCAAAGTTCAgccaagtttcaaattttaacaACTCAATTGAAGTCATGGGCTCGCAATTATTCAGGTGACCTGAGCAAATGTAAACTGAAGCACATCTAAATTAGGTTTGCTAATCACATCACCAAATCCAAGTACTTAACTTTTCTGATCAGAAATCAAGACTATCTGACTCAGCTACAGTAGTGAAAATGACGAAAAAGGAGAACCCACATTTTTTTGCAAATTCAAAATGCACTCCTAGTCAGACCCTTTTGTCATCAACTTTCAGCCGTTTAGACGTCGCCAATCCATCGTAAAGAAGAATAAAAGTGGCTTTAATGAATACAATCCGATCATTACAAAAAAAGGGGTGGACCGAATATTATCGGTCCCTCTTGCGCATACATAATGCCTGACTGAATTATGACATGAATCGAAGATGAGAAACAAGTTAAGGAACGACCATGTGGAGTGGAGGACAGACCAACAAACCGGTTGGTCCCAAGTAGACAGCAAAGATTAGTTGTAGAGAATGTATTGTGCGTGTCAGCTTGAAGTCATCGCATCGCATACCAATCTACACACTCGCTTGGTAGGTATTGCATCACACAGAAATAGAGGTTCCATTTCACAAGCAAAAAGGTTGTTGGGTACAGATAGAGCGATCGTAGATAACTCATGTACGTGGCAGTACAGCACACCACTGAATTGCTTCAACTAGGATACTGGTATTTCTCAGCAACCTGGAACTGGCCACAGATGCTTGGCAATTCGATACTGAAATCAAATGACCTCACATTGTTCCTGATTGGCACCATATCTTACATCCCAAGTTTATGATATCGTGCTTTTGCCATGTTTCAGCCCGAAAGATCAAATTATCATCCAAGACGTTTTCATCCAGATTTTGACTTTCTTGCCACAGAACATGGCAGGGTGAGCATTGAAATGGCATAAAAAACTTTGGGGTCACTACAATATCTATGTATGGATAATTATACAGTATACATGGGGTTCACTTATTTAGCTATTCAAGAAGAGGACGGGGATTACATGTGTAGAACAGCTGAACTATGAAGGATGCCACAAGTAGACAGACATCGGAATCGATCATAAAGAAACATTTACCTGCTGTTCAACTCAGTACCATGCCCCTACGAGTCATCCTGTGTGAAGAggaaatattttaaatttaccCAGTCAACTAGCAATGCATGTGACTCATAATTATAATAATAGCATGAAACTGAAACTCAATACGGTAGGCTTAGGTGAACAGTACAGAACGCAATGTGAATTGCCACATTATAGAATACCTTAATCCATAAGAGAGATTGATGGCCCCCTGAACTCCTAAGCTAACTGAAAAGAAcctgtaaaagaaaaaaatctctGTCAATTGAGTCAAAAATTCAACCTCCAAACGATACAGAAAATCTGGTGGTTATAACAAAGTTATTACAAGATTTCAAAACTCTAAAAGCAGCAATAAAAATATCCACTTTTAGATCTTAAGGAGAGAACATTATCCCCCGATATTCCTCTCCTTCATGTGCGGAGCAAAGAAAGTGGGATTTGCTTGGCTACCGCTATCCTTGGCCCCACATGGCAGCATATGGTCAAGTTGACATCCAGTTATCTACGCACAAGCGCCGCATAATTATGCTTGATGAATCTGACCATGTAGAATAAATGCAAGGCAGAATGCCAGAATCTCATCTCCGAAATTGTAAAATTCACCCTTGAGTAATGTTTAGATCTCAATATGTGTTATCGTTCAACCG containing:
- the LOC120663754 gene encoding leucine-rich repeat receptor-like serine/threonine-protein kinase RGI4, which produces MTMEGMRRYCPFAIHGSFLLILLPSLFLFHHAPVAAGADAPSSQPQLSNAQEAIMVNISSAVGNSRFNTTSNPCTWSGVTCTRSGSSWVVTNITLSNYGISDSSIFASICRIQTLQSLDLSRNSFTDLSTQFFPPPCSMKEGLRLLNLSSNQLRHPLSNLSGFRQLEVLDLSSNFFTSTNLSADLGSFPNLRSLNLSSNDLNGNVPTSMVDSLVELVLSGNQLIGSIPSGLFRYENITLLDLSQNNLTGHVLNEFKSLAKLETVLLSGNKLSGEIPASLSNVATLSRFAANQNNFTGLIPSWITKHVRMLDLSYNNLNGVIPSDFLSHPGLQSVDLTSNQLEGRIPSYLSPSLYRLRLGGNRFHGNISNFICNDTELAYLELDNNQLTGNIPSELGKCNSLSMLSLASNKLKGSVPGTIGKLEKLVVLKLQNNSLSGPIPKTFSANLSILNLSQNLFNGEIPSEIFKLRRLSNLYLQGNKINGAIPVSISLSYSLIELNLGDNALDGTIPTMPITVSTSLLNLSHNFLTGPIPSSINSLSGLVILDLSHNKLSGEVPSSLWSLPSLTQVVLSYNNLSGSLPRFGQNVEIDIEGNADLTNGTGNNNSTYTTGNKKLRKVVVVVFTIAGAFVGLCVLAVIIMTSLSKRIYRVKDERRSAGEGVSEIINGNLVMKNNQTSATEFMKAKPDNWKITPFQALNFEVADILQELTEENFIGSGGSGHVYRVTYTNRYNSSTGVVAVKQMHSVGWLDEKLEHEFESEAGILCNIRHNNIVKLLCCLSSAESKLLVYDYMHNGSLDRWLHGSALRSGHSMVRTRSVQHVPLDWPTRLIVAVGAAQGLCYMHHDCSPPIIHRDVKTSNILLDSEFRAKVADFGLARMLVRAGEPNTMSAVAGSFGYLAPEYAYTRKVNEKVDVYSFGVVLLELTTGRKANDGSELGCLAEWARHHYQSGVSILDVIDRSIRYAGYPSEIETVFRLGVQCTGTLPSSRPTMKDVLQILLKCSEQTLRKSRMEFSMEY
- the LOC120663755 gene encoding uncharacterized protein LOC120663755, yielding MEEFTFPTVQFEHCNAVKKKAPFPHFASPSPWLVVPGGVVDTAVYEREHRRSFSAAEQQAPGSDHHHLGGYDGHHHGSARFAVEDKMDMLWEDFNEELARAAQPCPLTKGTPSWAATKDSWFAGDGYEGAGETRKHAVVRRRRMGLLMMLRLLKKLFLAHKSGAAPSRKAPPI